Below is a window of Hydrogenovibrio crunogenus DNA.
TTCTGCACGTTACCGAGTAAAAGATTAAACATTAATCCACTTGCGTAAAATAAAAAAATGGCCAGGTCTGGTCATTTTTTTTGCCTGTTTGATGTTACTTATTTGAATCAAGCTTATTTTGTAAGAGTCATAAATCATTGGATGGATATATGAAAACGACAGAGCTGGTGCAGTATTTAGATGATTTTTTAGAAGCGACAACCTTTAAAGATTATGCGCCTAATGGGTTGCAAGTAGAAGGCAAGTCAGAAATTACTAAAATTGTGACAGGCGTTACCGCTTGTCAGGCTTTAATTGATGCCGCAATCGCAGAAAAAGCCGATGCGATTATCGTTCATCATGGATATTTCTGGAAAAATGAACCGATAACGATTACCGGCATGAAACAAAAGCGAATTCGTTCTTTGTTAGAAAATGAGATTAACCTGTTAGGCTATCATTTACCGCTCGATGCTCATCCAACGTTAGGTAACAATGCCATGCTAGGTGAGTTGTGGTCGTTAGAAGATATCACCCCTGAGCCAGGTTTGGTTAGGCTGGGACGCCTATCGTCTCCCATGAGAATTGATGCATTGATTGAATCTGTTGAAAACAGCTTGCACCGAACACCGTTGCATTTGCCTGGTGGTCCATCAGAAGTTGAAACTGTTGCTTGGTGCAGTGGTGGAGCGCAAGGTTACATTGAAAAAGCGATTGAATGGGACGCGGATGTTTATATCAGCGGTGAAGTCTCAGAGCAAACCACGCATCAAGCGCTGGAAAATAAAATTCATTACTTGGCAGCAGGTCATCACGCGACTGAAAGACTTGGTGTTAAAGCCTTGGGAGAGCATTTGTCTCAAGCGTTTGATTTAGAAGTTGTTTTTATTGATATTGATAACCCGGTTTAAAAATAAGCTTAAGTATTAGTGAGTAATAATTTTTTTTATAATTGTGATTAGTTTTATTTATAAAATAATTTTTGATGGTCATAAAGAGATATTGATGTAACGATTAATTTTGCTTTGGTAAAATACCTCGGCTCAGTTGGTTATTTTTAAGGTTTGTTGAAAGTGTTTTTGCATTTTTTTGACAAAATTTAAAAATACAAAACAAGCTGCTAATGCCGGTTTTACGGGGTTAGCCAGAAATTCTGAATAGAATAATTACCTATAAAATGGACAAAAGAGGACGTCTCTATGTCATCAGAGAACACAGAAAAAACGAATTTGACACGTCGAAAAGTGTTGACCGCTGCCACTGGGGTTGTGGGTGCAACGGGTGCGACTTTTCTAGCCGTACCCTTTGTCAGTTCATGGCAACCGAGTGAAAAAGCCAAAGCAGCAGGCGCGCCTGTTGATGCTGAT
It encodes the following:
- a CDS encoding Nif3-like dinuclear metal center hexameric protein, translated to MKTTELVQYLDDFLEATTFKDYAPNGLQVEGKSEITKIVTGVTACQALIDAAIAEKADAIIVHHGYFWKNEPITITGMKQKRIRSLLENEINLLGYHLPLDAHPTLGNNAMLGELWSLEDITPEPGLVRLGRLSSPMRIDALIESVENSLHRTPLHLPGGPSEVETVAWCSGGAQGYIEKAIEWDADVYISGEVSEQTTHQALENKIHYLAAGHHATERLGVKALGEHLSQAFDLEVVFIDIDNPV